A stretch of the Apium graveolens cultivar Ventura unplaced genomic scaffold, ASM990537v1 ctg6176, whole genome shotgun sequence genome encodes the following:
- the LOC141703076 gene encoding VQ motif-containing protein 11-like, translating to MASSSSSSSPKPNNNKSPQLENAICVHVDPSNYHDVVQKLTGARPAVEKLPITTSPHFNAKHNPVNVGAVRPSFKLQEPARNLQLQLNQNGLTESAFAPRKRVINVSPVSTLDTVLARGSPSPGTSVSPFVPVEEIAMANKGFYLYPSPPASTASKPQPQLLPLFPTSPDS from the coding sequence ATGGCTTCTTCTAGTTCCTCTTCCTCTCCCAAACCAAACAATAACAAATCACCGCAGCTAGAAAATGCCATTTGTGTTCATGTTGACCCATCAAACTATCATGATGTGGTCCAGAAATTAACAGGAGCCAGACCAGCAGTCGAGAAGCTccccatcactacttctccacaTTTCAATGCAAAGCACAACCCTGTTAATGTTGGTGCAGTAAGACCATCGTTCAAACTCCAAGAACCGGCTAGAAACCTCCAACTACAGTTGAACCAAAATGGGTTAACTGAGTCTGCGTTTGCACCAAGAAAGAGAGTGATAAATGTCTCGCCTGTGTCAACATTGGACACGGTTTTGGCACGAGGGAGTCCAAGTCCAGGAACATCAGTGTCACCTTTTGTACCAGTGGAGGAGATAGCTATGGCAAATAAAGGCTTTTATTTGTATCCTAGTCCACCGGCTAGTACTGCTAGCAAGCCTCAACCACAGTTGCTTCCCTTGTTCCCAACATCTCCAGATTCTTAA